The Streptomyces nigra genome includes the window GTGCGTTGGCGCTGCCGGCAATATCCAGCCTTTCGGCCGCAGGTGTCGCCGCATCCGTGGGCGTATCGCGGGCGGCGCCGGCTACGGCGAACCATCAGCACTCCGCGTTCCATGTCCACGTCGGCCCACTTGAGGCCCAGCGCCTCCCCCTGTCGCAGACCGAGGGCGAGAGCGACGGCCCAGCGAGCGGAGTTGCGCCGGTCATCGGCGGCGCGCAAGAGCCGCTTGACCTCCTCGACAGTGAACGGCTCGATTTCCTCCTCACTGACGCGGGGCGCCTTGGCAAGCTGCACCGGGTTGCGGCTGAGGTGGCCACGCCGGACCGCCTCATTGAGCGCAGTGCGGAAGGTGCGGTGAATCTGGTGAATCGTGCCCGCCCGCCGGCCGTCCGCCTGCATTCGCCCGTAGAAGCGCTCGATGTGCTCCGCCCCGAGCTTGTCGAGACGGTGAGCCCCGAGCGCGGGGATCAGGTGCTTCCGCACGGCGACGCCGTAGCCGACCATCGTGTTCTCGTTGACGGCGAGCGGGGCGATGGTCTCGACCCAGTGAGTCAGCCACGCTTCGACCGTCCAGGCGCGCCCCGCCTTGCGCACCGACCCGCCGTCACGCTGCTTCTCCAGCTCACGGACCGCCGCCGTCACCTCAGCGCGGGTCTTGCGCTCAACGTGGCGGCGGTCCGGTCGGCCGTCGTCACGGATGCCTACGGTGACGCGGCCGTGCCACTTGCCGTCCTTGCCCAGGTAGATGGAGGAGCGGCCGTTCGGCTGTCGTGTGCGCTTCTTGTCCTCCGCCACAGGCGGACTCCTTCGAGTTGAGGTGAAAGCAGCCGGGGCACCACCCGATGAGGCGGTGCCCCGGTACGGGACGGATCAGGCGGCGCGCTGCTCGGCGCGACGGCGGGCGAGGTAGGCGGCCGGTGCGTCGGCAGGGACGCGCCGTAATCCGCCGATAGTCAGGGACTCCAGCTCGCCGGTGCGGATGAGGGCAAAGCAGGTCGTACGCCCGATACGGAGGCAGCGTGCGGCCTCTTCGACGGTCAGGAGCACGGGAGCCGGCTCGCCGGCAACAGCATGGGGGGTGATCTCCACGGCAGCGGTGCTCATGGAAGGTCTCCTCTAAGGACGGTCCGTCGGGGGGTCCCTCTGAGGGCCGCTACTTCCGCTACCGCCGCTACCGCGCAGGTCAGGGGCCTGTTCGGGGTAGCGGGATGGGGTAGCGGTAGCGGCGGGGTAGCGGCAACCGGGGCCGGTTGCCGCTACCGCATTTGTGCTGGTCAGGCTGCGTTTTCGGTGCCGGGTAGCGGAGGTAGCGGACTTTCCGGGGGTGGGGGGCAGTAGCGGGCCCACGCGTCCCGCAGATCGGCGGCGTAGTAGCCCTTGAGGACGCTCCCGGCGGCCTTGATGTTGCGGGAGGTGATCGGCTCGTTGTCCGCCGTCATGTACTCCGCGAGCATCCGTGACAGGCGCCGGTTGTCGAGCGGCTTGCCGTGCAGGTCCGCCCACGGGGCGTCGTCCAGGGCGTTGAGCCGGTCCAGGATCGCGACGGTGGGCAAGCGGTCGATGCCGACCAACACGTGATCGCGCAGGTCAGTCAGTAGCCGGACTCCGAGGCTTCCTTTGTCGTTGGCTTTGGATGCGGTGACCAGGACGACGCAGGCTTCGCGGGCCCGGTCGGGCCAGTCCCCGCCCGCTGCGTCCGCGATCGCGAGCAGCGGTTCCCATACGTCGGCGGGCCGGTCCGTGACGCCTTCGGGCAGGGCCGGCCACACGTTCATGACGCGCTCGCTGACCTGCTCGGCCCATGTGGCGAGCCGGTCGCGCAGGGCGAAGCCTTCCTTTTCGTGGATGCGGGTGCGGTAGGGCTCGATCGTCTCGTTGC containing:
- a CDS encoding DUF3631 domain-containing protein, yielding MTDRIDGAALLNEVEAFHRRFNVFPNEAAYVAVVLWDAHAHLLDCFESTPRLAFLSPEPGSGKSRALEIVETLVPNPMAAVDASAAALFRAVAGVDGKRPTILFDEIDTIFGPKAGENEQLRGFINAGHRRNRPMFRCVGDGANQTVQAFHSFAAVAVAGLGYLPDTIRDRSVNIRMRRRARNETIEPYRTRIHEKEGFALRDRLATWAEQVSERVMNVWPALPEGVTDRPADVWEPLLAIADAAGGDWPDRAREACVVLVTASKANDKGSLGVRLLTDLRDHVLVGIDRLPTVAILDRLNALDDAPWADLHGKPLDNRRLSRMLAEYMTADNEPITSRNIKAAGSVLKGYYAADLRDAWARYCPPPPESPLPPLPGTENAA
- a CDS encoding helix-turn-helix domain-containing protein; amino-acid sequence: MSTAAVEITPHAVAGEPAPVLLTVEEAARCLRIGRTTCFALIRTGELESLTIGGLRRVPADAPAAYLARRRAEQRAA
- a CDS encoding tyrosine-type recombinase/integrase, whose translation is MAEDKKRTRQPNGRSSIYLGKDGKWHGRVTVGIRDDGRPDRRHVERKTRAEVTAAVRELEKQRDGGSVRKAGRAWTVEAWLTHWVETIAPLAVNENTMVGYGVAVRKHLIPALGAHRLDKLGAEHIERFYGRMQADGRRAGTIHQIHRTFRTALNEAVRRGHLSRNPVQLAKAPRVSEEEIEPFTVEEVKRLLRAADDRRNSARWAVALALGLRQGEALGLKWADVDMERGVLMVRRSRRRPRYAHGCGDTCGRKAGYCRQRQRTNPETADTKSRAGRRSVGLPAQLVELLRVHRAKQEAERAAAGEKWADEGWLFATPDGRGTPPRTDYDDWKELLTDAKVRDGRLHDARHTAATVLLILGVSERAVMGLMGWSTTAMAARYQHMVDSVRSDVARQVDGLIWDIGNAT